From Planococcus halocryophilus, the proteins below share one genomic window:
- a CDS encoding STAS domain-containing protein: MPAIGKIPENIHVLNALDVIGETIIIADSSYIIRWMNSEACRLLNQVAPMYGLSDCREMIGESMDAFHKNPQHQKTVMKKLTGTHRTRISIRNQVMADIVVTPIMGDNDEPEGYIVMLMDVTTQAAEQQRNEQLIKELSIPILNVWDKTIALPLIGAFDKSRTDHLIATVLMRCAEEKIEFVLIDLSGIKEFEDQIRHQIQMMTETLDLIGATCILVGISPKLAMSIVQLDSNTPIFSTTHEGLKHIIHLQNQ; this comes from the coding sequence ATGCCGGCTATCGGGAAAATCCCAGAAAATATACACGTATTAAATGCCCTTGATGTTATTGGGGAAACGATCATTATTGCGGATAGTTCCTATATCATTAGATGGATGAATTCTGAAGCATGTCGATTACTAAACCAAGTAGCTCCGATGTATGGTTTGTCAGATTGTAGAGAGATGATTGGGGAGAGTATGGATGCTTTCCACAAAAATCCGCAGCATCAAAAAACGGTTATGAAAAAATTAACCGGAACCCACCGAACACGCATATCGATTCGCAACCAAGTGATGGCGGACATTGTGGTAACGCCGATTATGGGCGATAACGATGAACCAGAAGGATATATCGTGATGTTAATGGATGTCACCACACAAGCTGCAGAACAACAGCGCAATGAACAATTAATAAAGGAGTTATCAATTCCTATTTTAAATGTTTGGGACAAAACGATTGCGTTACCGTTAATCGGCGCGTTTGATAAAAGTCGCACAGATCACCTAATCGCTACGGTTTTAATGAGATGCGCTGAGGAAAAAATAGAGTTTGTGTTGATAGATTTAAGTGGTATTAAAGAATTTGAAGATCAAATTCGACATCAAATTCAAATGATGACCGAAACGTTAGATTTAATAGGAGCTACATGTATTCTAGTAGGCATCAGTCCGAAGCTAGCTATGTCTATTGTGCAGTTAGATAGTAATACCCCGATTTTTAGTACAACCCATGAAGGGTTAAAGCACATTATCCATTTGCAAAACCAATAA
- a CDS encoding winged helix-turn-helix transcriptional regulator, translating into MDTSIICPRFETAISLLSQRWTGLIIYQLLSGPQRFSHLTEVIGISGRLLSERLKNLEVQGLVTRTVYPETPVRIEYALTEKGHSLKPVMDEIQNWSQTWIDPA; encoded by the coding sequence ATGGACACTTCCATCATTTGCCCCCGTTTTGAAACAGCAATTTCTCTACTCAGTCAGCGTTGGACTGGACTCATTATTTATCAACTGCTATCTGGTCCCCAACGTTTCAGCCATTTAACAGAAGTAATTGGCATTAGTGGTCGTTTGTTATCCGAACGTCTCAAAAATTTGGAAGTGCAAGGTTTGGTCACACGAACCGTTTATCCCGAAACACCCGTGCGAATTGAATATGCTTTAACCGAAAAAGGACATTCCTTGAAACCGGTTATGGACGAAATCCAAAATTGGTCGCAAACTTGGATAGATCCTGCTTAA
- a CDS encoding VOC family protein: MNFHKKPVTHVGEVGLKVVNLLKMKKFYENVIGFEVISEEEDKVSLGVGSEVLVELEVVEGLTQKQGRYAGLYHFAILLPSRESLGKMLVHLHQQGIQLGSADHLVSEALYLSDPEGNGIEIYQDRKPELWNWSNDEVSMAVDPIDAQGLVDEAQKSSEPWNGLPAETVIGHIHLHMSNLDEAKDFYVNGLGLAVVSSLGGQAIFLADQKYHHHIGMNVWNGVGIPALPEKEAGLHYYTLVMENENRNKIAKNLRSIGTEIVHRDDYWEVKDPSGNSVRLCV, from the coding sequence ATGAATTTTCATAAAAAACCAGTTACTCACGTAGGAGAAGTGGGATTAAAAGTAGTGAATCTTCTAAAAATGAAAAAATTTTACGAAAACGTAATTGGGTTTGAAGTTATTTCAGAAGAAGAAGATAAAGTCAGTCTAGGTGTTGGCAGTGAAGTGTTGGTGGAACTTGAGGTGGTTGAAGGACTCACCCAAAAACAAGGGCGTTATGCAGGGCTGTATCATTTCGCGATATTATTGCCTTCGAGAGAATCTTTAGGAAAGATGCTAGTTCATCTTCACCAGCAAGGAATACAATTAGGCTCTGCAGATCACTTAGTTAGCGAAGCTTTGTATTTATCAGACCCAGAAGGCAATGGCATCGAAATTTATCAGGACCGGAAACCTGAACTATGGAACTGGAGTAACGATGAAGTTTCTATGGCGGTAGATCCAATTGATGCTCAAGGCTTAGTTGACGAAGCCCAAAAATCTTCAGAGCCTTGGAATGGTCTGCCAGCTGAAACCGTGATAGGTCATATTCACTTACATATGTCTAATTTAGACGAAGCTAAAGATTTCTATGTAAATGGACTTGGTCTAGCAGTCGTTTCGAGTTTAGGTGGACAAGCGATATTTTTAGCAGATCAAAAATACCATCATCATATTGGTATGAACGTTTGGAATGGTGTAGGGATTCCAGCTTTGCCTGAAAAAGAAGCAGGATTGCATTATTACACATTAGTTATGGAAAATGAAAATCGCAATAAAATCGCTAAAAATCTGCGTTCAATAGGAACGGAGATTGTCCATCGCGATGATTATTGGGAAGTTAAAGACCCTTCAGGAAATTCCGTTCGTTTATGTGTTTAA
- a CDS encoding NAD(P)H-dependent flavin oxidoreductase has product MISLKTEICQLFKIEYPIIQAGMAGGPTTVELVAEVSNAGSLGTLGAAYMTPDELRQAIKAIQSKTKKPFAVNIFASTEQDDFTRLSEVQQALNPFRSALQISNLQSAYSSPNWSAEQFDICIEEGVPIISTAFGCLSREQMTIAKKQQVKTIIMITTVEEAKLAEASGAHVVVAQGSEAGGHRSTFSLDQHSSGAQVGTMSLVPQVVDAIRIPVIAAGGIVDGRGLIASLVLGAQGVQIGTRFVTAKESGAHAVYKQAIFGSSEESTVVTKIFSGRPARGINNRFIREFEQSGIEPLPFPSQNTITKDIRAAAAKVENPEFMSLWAGQSTRSLTEEKAAAEIVQEIVKEANEVFI; this is encoded by the coding sequence ATGATTTCATTAAAAACAGAAATCTGCCAGTTGTTTAAAATTGAATATCCGATTATTCAAGCAGGGATGGCAGGTGGTCCAACGACTGTAGAGTTAGTAGCTGAAGTCAGTAATGCAGGTAGTCTTGGAACTTTAGGAGCGGCATACATGACACCAGATGAACTCCGACAAGCAATTAAGGCGATTCAGTCGAAAACCAAAAAACCATTTGCTGTTAATATTTTCGCTTCTACCGAACAAGACGACTTTACCCGCTTATCAGAAGTGCAACAAGCATTAAATCCTTTTCGTTCAGCGTTACAGATTAGCAACCTTCAGTCCGCATATTCGTCACCTAATTGGAGTGCAGAACAATTTGATATTTGTATTGAAGAAGGCGTGCCGATTATCAGTACCGCTTTTGGTTGCTTATCTAGAGAGCAAATGACTATTGCAAAAAAACAACAGGTTAAAACTATCATTATGATTACAACGGTAGAAGAAGCAAAACTAGCTGAGGCGTCTGGGGCACATGTTGTAGTAGCCCAAGGAAGTGAAGCGGGAGGACATCGCAGTACTTTTTCGCTGGATCAACATTCATCAGGTGCACAGGTTGGTACGATGTCTTTAGTTCCACAAGTAGTGGATGCGATAAGAATCCCGGTTATTGCAGCCGGGGGAATTGTTGATGGTCGAGGATTAATTGCTTCGCTTGTGCTTGGTGCACAAGGAGTTCAGATTGGGACCCGGTTTGTTACCGCTAAAGAATCAGGAGCGCATGCAGTTTATAAGCAAGCAATATTTGGCAGTAGTGAGGAAAGTACAGTAGTGACAAAAATATTTTCCGGAAGGCCCGCACGTGGCATCAATAATCGCTTTATCCGTGAATTTGAACAAAGTGGTATTGAGCCTTTGCCTTTTCCTTCTCAAAATACAATTACAAAAGATATTCGTGCCGCTGCTGCAAAAGTTGAGAACCCAGAGTTTATGTCATTGTGGGCAGGCCAGTCTACGCGCAGTTTAACTGAAGAAAAAGCTGCTGCTGAAATTGTTCAAGAGATTGTGAAAGAAGCAAATGAAGTATTTATCTGA
- a CDS encoding DUF368 domain-containing protein: MEWKNIYRGVLMGISDLIPGVSGGTIAFILGIYDRLLEAISGFFSRNWKKQLGFLVPLGIGVVITLLLFSRVIEYLLEQHYEATQFFFMGLIIGVIPYIMKQAEVKKNFTARHVIILLVIGAALAVTAFIPTEEDLAPITSLTVPFFFMLFFSGWLASMAMLLPGISGSFILLLLGVYSTAIDALSTLNIPIIFAIGAGVIVGFIVSSKAIQYLLQHFTYVTYAAIIGLIIGSLFVVFPGFSSDSATLITSLVTFGLGLSFTLLFSSPKKTAITEEV; the protein is encoded by the coding sequence ATGGAATGGAAGAATATATACCGCGGCGTCTTGATGGGAATCAGTGATTTGATTCCAGGGGTAAGCGGGGGCACAATTGCATTTATTTTAGGGATTTATGATCGTTTGTTAGAAGCCATTAGCGGTTTTTTTAGTCGCAACTGGAAAAAGCAGCTTGGATTTTTAGTGCCTCTTGGCATAGGAGTTGTCATCACGCTTTTGTTATTTAGCCGAGTGATTGAATATTTACTAGAACAACATTATGAAGCGACTCAATTTTTTTTCATGGGGTTAATCATCGGAGTTATTCCATATATTATGAAGCAAGCTGAAGTTAAGAAGAACTTCACTGCGCGACACGTGATTATTCTATTGGTTATTGGAGCGGCGTTGGCAGTTACTGCTTTTATTCCGACTGAGGAAGACTTAGCGCCAATTACATCCCTTACTGTGCCTTTTTTCTTTATGTTGTTTTTCTCAGGTTGGCTAGCGAGTATGGCGATGTTGTTACCAGGAATTAGTGGCTCGTTTATTTTGTTGTTACTGGGTGTTTATTCAACCGCCATCGACGCTTTATCCACTTTAAATATTCCTATTATTTTCGCTATTGGTGCTGGGGTGATTGTTGGATTTATCGTCAGCAGTAAAGCAATTCAATATTTGCTTCAACATTTTACTTATGTCACTTATGCTGCTATTATCGGACTGATTATCGGATCCTTGTTTGTCGTATTCCCTGGGTTTTCGTCAGATTCAGCCACATTGATTACTAGTCTAGTAACGTTCGGACTTGGACTTTCGTTTACATTACTATTCAGTTCACCTAAGAAAACTGCTATTACAGAAGAAGTTTAA
- a CDS encoding CAP-associated domain-containing protein — protein sequence MRVRKIFWWFVVLLAVFFARPIWQEPVGKYVDLGFLDSVDVAVDNIAGNSEVTQVIDEARDFTVRVGAQLQSFIVSQSEELPEAVAKPKLVETDSLFAIHNVTLGMRKEEAQEKVGLPLRLMRNEYGTDWHSYHQDFQNYVLLSYDQDGIVNGMFTNQDLFSSKEGITMDSTKSEVRSALGTPLKSLQKGNVQYILDTRDEYDVFKTDNTYTTIFYDIHEEDTVTAVQVIHEELEKLRPEIYAESDEKLKEGYEYLLFELTNSARIQRGLPLLKWDSETRTTARKHSADMAENQYFSHTNLAGQSPFDRMKEDGITFYVAGENLAYGQYSSVFAHEGLMNSLGHRENIVKPDFGYLGVGTAFNEENQPYYTANFFNR from the coding sequence ATGCGTGTGCGAAAGATTTTTTGGTGGTTTGTTGTGTTGCTGGCGGTTTTTTTTGCGCGCCCGATTTGGCAAGAGCCCGTTGGTAAATATGTCGATTTAGGTTTTTTGGATTCAGTTGACGTTGCAGTCGACAACATCGCAGGAAACTCAGAAGTAACGCAAGTTATAGATGAAGCACGAGACTTTACTGTGCGCGTTGGTGCGCAACTGCAGTCGTTTATCGTTTCTCAATCAGAAGAGCTACCAGAGGCAGTGGCCAAACCAAAACTAGTTGAAACTGATTCTTTGTTTGCCATTCATAATGTAACTCTTGGAATGAGGAAAGAAGAAGCTCAGGAAAAAGTGGGTTTGCCGCTCCGTTTGATGCGTAACGAGTATGGAACCGATTGGCATAGTTATCATCAAGATTTTCAGAACTATGTTTTATTGTCTTATGATCAGGATGGAATAGTGAATGGGATGTTTACTAACCAAGATTTGTTTTCTTCGAAAGAAGGGATTACGATGGATTCCACCAAATCTGAAGTCCGTTCTGCACTTGGCACTCCACTAAAAAGCCTCCAAAAAGGAAATGTTCAATATATACTCGATACCCGTGATGAATATGATGTGTTTAAAACGGATAATACGTATACAACCATTTTTTATGATATACACGAAGAAGATACCGTAACAGCTGTACAAGTAATTCATGAAGAGTTGGAAAAACTACGGCCAGAAATATATGCGGAATCGGATGAGAAGTTGAAAGAGGGCTATGAATATTTGCTTTTCGAATTGACCAACTCAGCTCGCATTCAACGAGGTTTACCGCTATTAAAATGGGATAGTGAGACCAGAACGACTGCTCGTAAGCACAGTGCAGATATGGCCGAAAATCAATACTTCAGCCATACGAATCTAGCTGGGCAATCTCCTTTTGATCGCATGAAAGAAGACGGAATTACCTTTTATGTAGCAGGTGAAAATTTGGCGTATGGACAGTACAGTAGTGTTTTTGCTCATGAAGGCTTGATGAATTCGTTAGGTCATCGCGAAAATATTGTGAAACCAGATTTCGGGTATTTAGGAGTAGGAACTGCATTTAACGAAGAGAATCAACCGTATTATACGGCTAATTTTTTTAATCGATAG
- a CDS encoding undecaprenyl-diphosphate phosphatase → MDQLWLTIKFLLLGLFQGLTEPIPISSSGHLLIAQYFLDVQIEGSVSTFALLVNSASLIAVLIIYREDIQRLVINGLKYFTVKNAETKRDFMFIVYLVVATIPAAVIGLLFQDAIDDNLSTIVTVGLTLIVTGFGLWWIRNMRGQRKDGSMTMKDAIIIGGAQAIALIPGISRSGATIVAAMARGINQETALRFSFLLFIPVSLGGAVLSITDILNDDNLATMAIPYVMAFLGSLVASYFSLKWFMNIMAKGQLKYFAIYCFIVGPLVVLAWLILN, encoded by the coding sequence ATGGACCAATTATGGCTTACTATCAAATTTTTGCTTCTTGGACTATTCCAAGGACTTACCGAACCAATCCCAATTTCTTCAAGTGGACACTTATTGATCGCACAATATTTTTTGGATGTACAAATTGAAGGAAGCGTTTCAACATTCGCGTTACTCGTTAACAGTGCATCATTAATTGCAGTCTTAATTATTTACCGCGAAGACATTCAACGTCTTGTGATAAACGGTTTAAAATATTTCACCGTGAAAAATGCCGAAACAAAACGCGATTTCATGTTTATCGTTTACCTTGTTGTTGCAACGATTCCTGCAGCAGTTATCGGTTTGTTATTCCAAGACGCAATTGATGATAACTTATCAACTATCGTAACAGTTGGTTTAACCTTAATCGTCACAGGTTTTGGTCTGTGGTGGATTCGCAACATGCGCGGACAACGAAAAGATGGCAGCATGACAATGAAAGACGCCATTATCATTGGCGGGGCTCAAGCTATAGCACTTATTCCAGGCATCAGTCGTAGTGGGGCTACAATTGTCGCCGCGATGGCAAGAGGCATTAATCAAGAAACAGCGTTGCGCTTTTCTTTCTTATTATTCATCCCAGTTAGCCTTGGTGGTGCGGTTCTCAGCATTACGGACATCCTTAACGATGATAACTTAGCTACGATGGCGATTCCATACGTAATGGCGTTTCTCGGATCTTTAGTTGCTTCATATTTCTCATTAAAATGGTTTATGAACATTATGGCAAAAGGGCAATTAAAGTATTTCGCGATTTATTGCTTTATCGTCGGTCCACTTGTTGTATTGGCATGGCTCATATTAAATTAA
- a CDS encoding AI-2E family transporter, with product MTNKLWFQVGIGVILALVIIRLFIEVQGIFDPLFIIAGTIFVPLLLGGVLFYLTRPVLNFLMKRKFPKWAGVLTVLLSIVLVFYLFFIMIGPIVTGQINALVDNAPEIIQSVEESAQYIFDQRERLPDSIEEQLNGITGQIGDRLGAIGGWVVSFIGSFVSGVITLVLVPFFLVYLLVDHKKFVPFVSGFFSGERKGWIRKTLHDIDDTLQAYIQGQLFVSFLVGIMLLIGYLIIGLDYALLLALIGMATNVIPFLGPYIAVIPAILIALVEDPIKAVYVGIIMLIAQQIESNFITPNVMGKSLDVHPLTVITLILAAGNIAGLWGIILAIPVYAVIKTIAKNIYARRIEIRNTATRDIE from the coding sequence TTGACGAACAAGCTTTGGTTTCAAGTAGGGATAGGGGTTATTCTAGCTTTAGTCATTATTCGATTGTTTATTGAAGTACAAGGAATTTTCGATCCGTTATTTATTATTGCGGGAACGATTTTTGTCCCACTATTATTAGGGGGCGTCTTGTTCTATTTGACGAGACCGGTTTTGAATTTCTTGATGAAAAGAAAGTTTCCAAAATGGGCTGGGGTTCTGACAGTTCTACTATCAATCGTTTTAGTATTTTATCTGTTTTTCATCATGATTGGTCCAATTGTGACAGGGCAAATCAATGCATTGGTAGATAATGCACCAGAGATCATCCAAAGTGTGGAAGAGTCGGCTCAATATATATTCGATCAACGCGAACGCCTGCCCGATTCAATTGAAGAACAGTTAAATGGCATTACGGGTCAAATTGGGGATCGACTTGGTGCTATTGGGGGATGGGTCGTTTCCTTTATCGGTAGTTTCGTGTCTGGCGTCATTACCTTAGTGTTAGTTCCGTTTTTCCTTGTGTATTTATTAGTTGACCATAAAAAATTCGTTCCATTTGTTTCTGGTTTCTTCTCAGGAGAACGAAAAGGATGGATTCGTAAAACATTGCATGATATCGATGATACGTTACAAGCATATATTCAAGGTCAGTTGTTTGTCAGCTTTTTAGTTGGAATTATGTTGCTCATTGGTTACTTAATCATCGGTCTAGACTATGCGCTGCTATTGGCGTTAATCGGTATGGCTACGAATGTCATCCCATTTTTAGGGCCATATATTGCCGTTATTCCAGCCATTCTTATTGCTCTTGTGGAAGATCCCATTAAAGCCGTCTACGTAGGGATTATTATGCTTATTGCACAGCAAATTGAAAGTAATTTCATCACGCCAAACGTAATGGGGAAATCGCTCGATGTTCACCCGTTAACGGTTATTACGCTGATTTTAGCGGCAGGGAATATTGCAGGATTATGGGGAATCATATTAGCGATTCCAGTCTATGCTGTTATTAAAACCATCGCGAAAAATATTTATGCACGACGCATTGAAATCCGTAATACAGCTACGCGTGATATTGAATAG
- a CDS encoding MarR family winged helix-turn-helix transcriptional regulator — MDGRIKEAVDLFQEVLVYGTERVIKSVDHPLWKEYSPEQIQMLKLIESEKQITSARLAVLQAVHKSAISSRIKKLLQKNVIQVVQTTDKREKLLELTDKGQEIIEELDQVLADYLEKLLSENIADEEIEQFLTIFRKLKTIIKMDGV, encoded by the coding sequence TTGGATGGACGAATAAAAGAAGCCGTAGATCTTTTTCAAGAAGTATTGGTATATGGAACGGAGAGGGTGATCAAATCAGTCGATCATCCACTATGGAAAGAGTATTCACCTGAGCAAATTCAAATGTTGAAGCTGATTGAATCGGAAAAGCAAATTACTTCAGCGAGATTGGCTGTATTACAGGCTGTACATAAAAGTGCAATTTCCAGTCGAATAAAGAAACTGCTTCAAAAAAATGTGATACAAGTTGTACAAACTACAGATAAACGCGAGAAATTGTTAGAGCTTACGGATAAAGGACAGGAGATTATTGAAGAGCTAGATCAAGTGTTGGCAGATTATCTTGAGAAGCTACTGTCTGAAAATATCGCAGATGAGGAAATCGAACAATTTTTAACGATTTTTCGCAAGTTAAAAACAATCATAAAGATGGACGGAGTGTGA
- a CDS encoding MMPL family transporter — protein sequence MHSILKFKWPIAIGLIVLTVALFLLAPNLTEQAEQAGSFQLSDEASSQIASQILSDADAAEQTISLVIPLESKVTDETRQTLEQMVTDIEALGDPITSVLNPVESKELEEQLISEDQQTVLMPIMVDGNNEEVNVVADEIRETIIPEELTVYITGEAIISNDVNVSAQEGLQRTEIITVVLIFGLLLAVFRSIVTPFIPLVAVGITYLLSQSLVAFFIDWFGFPVSNYTQIFLVAILFGIGTDYCILLLSRYKEELAAGHDVEQSIVNTYKTAGRTLLISGAAVFVGFFAIGFAEFPIFKSAVAVAVGIFVLLIVLYTIVPFFMALLKEKLFWPAKKSASHRDSKLWIWMSKLSINRPLLSIFVVALITVPLLFTYDNSLSFNTVDEIGSEYESVKGLNAIEEGFGKGDSLPVQVIVKSDETLTSRETVPYFEALSREIEKIEGVETVRSITRPTGDVINELYVDEQLGLLADGLGDARDGLGEVQAGLAEVQTNLTAISEQAGNSAGLTEAAAGLGQINQQLGQVSQGLQQTGNIPQTVGALTQISGGLAEIQQGLAGAAGQTAELSAGLTQLAEGVGASNQGLSEIESGLTAAVDMMQEMSDSNALRDTGLYIPEGTLESEDFQQVVDRYSFADGTGMMMEVILSEDPYSPEAIDVTTEIKETVERVKIGTPLEKTEIAFSGISSINSDLLDVSSSDFTTTVIIMLISLFVILAILFRSLIMPLYMIGSLLLTYYTAVSIAELIFVNGLGFDGISWAVPFFGFVMLVALGVDYSIFLLDRFREESFNGVTVRDAMRTSMAKMGTVIITAAIILAGTFGAMMPSGVLSLVQIATIVITGLLLYGLIVLPLLIPAISVSFDRGVWWPFGKKK from the coding sequence ATGCATAGCATATTGAAATTTAAATGGCCGATTGCGATTGGTTTAATTGTATTAACGGTGGCTTTATTCTTATTAGCGCCTAACTTAACAGAGCAAGCAGAACAAGCAGGTTCGTTTCAGTTATCGGATGAAGCCTCTTCGCAAATTGCCTCACAAATATTAAGTGATGCGGATGCTGCTGAACAAACGATATCACTTGTGATTCCGCTAGAAAGTAAAGTTACAGATGAAACGCGTCAAACTCTCGAGCAAATGGTGACAGACATCGAAGCATTGGGTGATCCGATAACGAGTGTATTAAATCCTGTTGAGAGCAAAGAACTCGAAGAACAATTAATTTCGGAAGACCAACAAACTGTTTTAATGCCAATTATGGTTGATGGTAACAATGAAGAAGTGAATGTTGTTGCAGATGAAATTAGAGAAACCATTATCCCTGAAGAGTTAACGGTTTATATAACAGGGGAAGCTATTATTAGTAATGATGTAAATGTTAGTGCGCAAGAAGGCTTGCAACGGACAGAAATCATTACAGTTGTGCTGATTTTTGGTTTGCTACTAGCGGTATTTCGGTCGATTGTGACACCGTTTATCCCTCTTGTAGCAGTTGGAATTACTTATTTATTGAGCCAATCATTGGTAGCATTTTTTATTGATTGGTTTGGATTCCCTGTTTCAAACTATACGCAAATCTTTCTCGTAGCGATTTTGTTCGGTATAGGGACAGATTATTGTATTTTGCTATTAAGCCGTTATAAAGAAGAATTAGCAGCTGGACACGATGTCGAACAATCGATTGTTAACACATACAAAACTGCGGGTAGAACGTTGTTGATTAGTGGAGCAGCTGTATTTGTCGGGTTCTTCGCAATCGGTTTTGCGGAATTCCCGATTTTCAAATCGGCTGTTGCGGTCGCAGTTGGAATATTCGTCTTGCTGATCGTGCTCTATACAATCGTTCCATTCTTTATGGCGCTATTAAAAGAAAAACTATTTTGGCCAGCGAAAAAATCGGCTTCCCATAGAGACAGCAAGTTATGGATTTGGATGAGCAAATTGTCGATCAATCGTCCATTGCTATCTATATTTGTTGTAGCTTTAATCACGGTGCCATTGCTGTTTACGTATGATAATTCTTTATCTTTTAACACAGTGGATGAAATTGGTTCAGAGTATGAATCGGTAAAAGGATTAAATGCGATTGAAGAAGGTTTTGGAAAAGGAGATTCGTTACCGGTTCAAGTAATCGTGAAATCGGACGAAACTTTGACTAGCCGAGAAACAGTTCCTTATTTTGAAGCTTTAAGTAGAGAAATTGAAAAAATTGAAGGTGTCGAAACGGTTCGATCAATTACACGTCCAACAGGCGACGTCATTAACGAACTTTATGTAGACGAACAGTTGGGTCTGTTAGCTGACGGGCTTGGTGATGCACGTGATGGACTTGGTGAGGTACAAGCAGGGCTGGCAGAAGTTCAAACCAACTTAACGGCTATTAGTGAACAAGCTGGAAACTCTGCAGGTTTAACGGAAGCTGCTGCGGGGCTTGGTCAGATCAATCAACAACTGGGGCAAGTCTCACAAGGGCTTCAACAAACGGGGAATATTCCTCAAACAGTAGGTGCATTAACGCAAATAAGCGGAGGCTTGGCTGAAATTCAACAAGGTTTAGCTGGAGCAGCTGGACAAACGGCTGAACTAAGTGCGGGCTTAACGCAATTAGCGGAAGGTGTAGGCGCATCAAACCAAGGTCTTTCTGAGATTGAATCTGGTTTAACTGCAGCAGTTGATATGATGCAAGAAATGAGCGACAGTAACGCGTTACGTGATACAGGTTTGTATATACCGGAAGGGACATTAGAAAGTGAAGATTTTCAACAAGTAGTAGATCGTTATTCTTTTGCAGATGGTACAGGAATGATGATGGAAGTGATTTTATCAGAAGATCCCTATTCTCCTGAAGCTATTGACGTTACAACTGAAATTAAGGAGACGGTAGAGCGTGTTAAAATAGGGACGCCGTTGGAAAAAACTGAAATCGCATTTAGTGGGATTTCAAGTATTAACAGTGATTTACTAGATGTATCTTCTAGTGACTTTACAACTACAGTCATTATTATGTTGATTAGCTTATTTGTGATATTGGCGATTTTATTCCGTTCATTAATCATGCCTTTGTATATGATTGGCTCGTTATTACTGACGTATTACACAGCGGTTTCTATTGCAGAGTTGATCTTTGTGAACGGTTTAGGCTTTGATGGCATTAGCTGGGCAGTGCCGTTCTTCGGCTTTGTTATGTTAGTAGCACTAGGCGTAGACTATTCGATTTTCTTGCTTGATCGTTTCCGTGAAGAATCTTTTAACGGCGTTACGGTTCGCGATGCCATGCGTACATCAATGGCGAAAATGGGGACAGTTATCATTACAGCTGCCATCATCCTAGCAGGTACATTTGGTGCTATGATGCCATCGGGTGTCTTGAGCCTTGTGCAAATTGCGACCATTGTTATTACCGGCTTATTATTGTACGGTTTGATTGTTTTGCCGTTATTAATCCCGGCAATTTCCGTATCCTTTGACCGCGGTGTTTGGTGGCCGTTTGGCAAAAAGAAATAA